The Comamonas sp. 26 DNA window CCCCTGCTGCTTTTCCATGCAGGTCAGCAGGCGCGACTCCAGATCCTGCACCTTGCCCGTGTCTGCAAAGTAGCGCGGCAACTCGACAAACACGCCCTTGACCACGCCAGCGCCCTTACCCAGATCACACTGCTCCATGGACATTTTCTTAGGGCCACGCTTTTGCTTCCACAGCTCCTCGCCCTTCATCTCGAACAGCTCGGCGGGGTTGCCGTCCTGCAGCATCTCCCGGTACTCGGCAATGCCGTCCGCCGTACTTTTTTGCGCCAGCACCGGCGCGCTGACGCACAGCGCGAGCACCGCAGCCAGCGACCCTCTCAAGGGGCTATGTCTCATGGGGCACCTCTCTTTATGGATTTGGATTCTGGCGAGGCAGGTGGCTCACAGCGGCCTCGCCCAATCAACGGTTTCAGCTGACCGTGGCCTCGTCAGTACGGGTCTCGCCCTTGTTGTCCTTCCAGCTGACCGAGATCTTGTCGCCCGCCTTGGCCCCCTTGACGACAAACTGCAAAAACGGATTCTTTGACACCGCTGGCCCCCACTCTGCCTGCAGCACCTGCTTGCCGTTGTGGGCAGCCGTCACTTCCTGAATAAACCAGGCGGGCACGGTCTTGCCTTCCGCATCCTTGCGCTGACCGGTCTCCATCTCGTGGGACATCAGCACACGCACAGTTGTCTTGTCGCCTGCGGCCT harbors:
- the soxZ gene encoding thiosulfate oxidation carrier complex protein SoxZ, translating into MADPMRIRAQAAGDKTTVRVLMSHEMETGQRKDAEGKTVPAWFIQEVTAAHNGKQVLQAEWGPAVSKNPFLQFVVKGAKAGDKISVSWKDNKGETRTDEATVS